The Daphnia pulex isolate KAP4 chromosome 7, ASM2113471v1 genome includes the window CCTCCGCGCTCTGTTTTTGGTCATAAACCCCCTCGTGTCAGACCCTGCCTTCCATCAATCTTGttgggaaaaattttttttcttctttttttttttacatattaaagacacattgatttttttaatttggttgTACGCCGAGTTCATCTAAATCATATCCAGCACACACAATTCATTCGCTAGGCTGCTGCAGATGGATTGGATGCCGATCTAATTACAatcatttaataaaaacttttttctatatatgtACACCCAGCTGTTTCCAGTTGAACCGATTTCCCCAAACCGGCGCTCGCGTATGCACATATATAATGGAATGGTATATGTGTTAATGTCAAACGTATAGGCTAACAGTCCCCCCCCCTGTTTTGTGCTGAGCTATTGAtggctttttcctttcctctcCTCCCCAGCTCAAAGAAATCCGAATGAGTAAATCTAAAAGTCTACGTTTGGAATAGTTTACCAAAACCTTCACTATTGGCCTATTGCCAGTAGCGCAAAAGAAATCCAAGATTTCGCATATAAGGAACCTTGAACACTTCCACATATTAGGAAAAAAcgttacgtaaaaaaaaacgacatgcGTTCCATTTGTagtttcttttaacttttataGTTTTTACACTTCTCCGGTCCGGGacgaaaaacacaaaaaaaacaacgaataTAAGCGCCAAGAAACTACGTCATAGCTAGCCAAGACGAGGCGGATGGAAATGGAGGTTAAAAGTCAGCTCAATCTGtcaaacacctttttttttatttatatggtCCCCTATGAACTCAATCACAAGTTTTGATTACCCGATCAATTTATGGTGAAGGCCTTAAGACAATCAGATTTATATGCTTCTTTTTACGCGTCTTATACCGATTTAACTTTCAACGtccgataaaaataaaatttatcggAGAATAACCGTATAAGCAAACAGCGTGATTGCTCatccgtgaaaaaaaaacgcgacGCTTCGTAATTTGTAGGCGAGGCAGCAGCCATATAATTTCCCATTCACCACCagccaaaatttgaatgaggGGGATGCAAAGGGGGAACCAATCACAGTCTATAATTCAATCATCttttcagtttaaaaaataaaaaataaaaaacatgttttggtGAATCTGCTAATTTGGGAAGACGTAGCAATCAATGAAACTaattatttccaaaaaaagttgaatgattGTGGCTGTCACACACAATCTACGCCTAATAAAGGGAAGACTTACCAACGCAAAAATTGGGCCTGTTTTTAATATCACTGAAATCTAAACGCAATACCAACAACGAGACTGGCAAATAGAATTTGATTGATTCCATAATTATTTCCAAGTAGACGGACACAGGAAGGGCAAATTGATCATATGAGAATTCAAATGTGAAAAACAGTTTGGACTCACCTTTGCATTCGTTGGCGTCTTTGGCGGTCGCCCGTCCCCAGGGCCggtcaaaatgaaaaggtttgCATTTTTCGCAATCGCGTCCGGCTGTGTTGTGACGACAGTCGCAGCCGAGGAGCCCGTCCCGTCCCTGGACGCACCTGGAGGCATGGCCGTTGCATTTGCAGCGTCCGCCAACGGCGAAGTCGGCCGCCGCGTAGAAGGAGTAGTCGCGGACGGAAACGGCTGTGGCTGTGGCTGTGGAGGCGGCGGCGTTCGAGTCGTTGCTGCTCTCCGCTGCGCCGCCGGAGCTTCCGCCGGAGCTGCGCTGGCTGCTGTCGTCGCCGTGGTACGGGTGGAAGCGGTGGAAAACGACGCGGACGTCGGTGGCCGTCACCCAGTCCTGCAGGACGGGACTGTTCTCAAAGTCGAAGGCGCTAGGCCTGCCCTCCATCGTGCTGAAAGCGATGCGCGAGCCGGACAGAGGGTCCAGCAGGGAGTGGGCGTCGGTGCAGAGGGCCTCCTGCTCGTTGGACTTTGTGATGATGGCCCGGTTGGGGCGGCCGTAGAGTTTGCGACATTGCGACGAGTAATACTGGAAGGCCTGCCACGTCTTGCCAAAGTCCATGCTCTTGTAGATGGCCAGGCTGTCCGGCTTGCGGCCGCAGAACTGCAGGCTGATGTAAGTCAGCTCGTATTTCTTGCCCAGCGACAGCGTCAGCGTCACGTTGTTCTCCGTCACGGCCGAACTGGCCGAACTGGCCGACGGCTGATGCTGCCCAACCGACGCAGAAGATGAGCCGCCCGgagaagaagctgctgctgctgctgctgccggcggAGGAATGAGCGGCTCCGACTGCCAGCACGTCATGTTGTTGACGTTGTGCAGGTCGGTCAAATAGGTGGACGGGTGGCGTCGGCGGGCGTTGCTGGAGTCGCAAAGGCTGCAGAGCCGAGTCAGGTCGCCCTTGTCGTCGGTGGTGGCGTAGCAGTGGCGAGACGGAGGGTTGCCGCAAGTCGAAGTGGCCGTCACCTCCTTGCCGAAGGCGGCGTTGACGAAATCGGGAACGCAGCGACGCGAGCGCAAAACCGTTCCGCTGCTGGAGACGGAGGTGGCCAGGGCGACGGCCGACACTCCGACGGGACCGACGCTTCCCTGGTTGCCCTGGTTGCTGACCAGGCCGATGGGAATCTCTTCGTAGCACGGGTCGGGAGGGTTCTGCTGGGCAGCGAACATGTGGAGGAAGCCGCTgttgccgccgccaccgccggaCATgatgccgccgccgccgccgctacTCCCTCCTCCGCCATTATTGCTATTGGTGCTCTTGCTGGACGTTACAGTCGCCAGCCAAACGATGCCCAACAGTCGGTAGATTTTCAACaccatttttattgattttgtatTCGATGAAATAGGCCAATTCTACGAAACTACGAATTTCCCAGTCAAATGAACTCGAATTGATTATTGCTGATGCGAGTCGCTGCGTTTAACTGGAATGGTCCATCACTCGAGAACAAAGCGCATTTCGTTAGTCATTCAAGTTCAGCACTTAATAGCTGTTTGGTTGAACAGTTGCAATTCATCAAGCCTCGATAGGACTACAAAACTAAATGGAAAATAAGTCCCCAAACTCAAATTGTTCTAAACAAACCgatcgaataaaaaatgaaaattcactGTCGAGTTCTCTTTTCCCCACTTCACTTGCACAAATGTTGAAAGTTCAAAATAATGCTTTGGCCAGCAAACCTAAAATGTGAATGGGTGCTGGGCTAGCTATCAGTTAGCTCCCAAGAATTGAATGGGAGAAACAGTTTTGGGAGAGGAGTGAACGGAACAAGAGTCGACTACTAACTGAACTGAACCCGCCGCTGTCGGATCGCTTACCTCCAGACCCTCCCGAGAGTGGCGAACCGTCACCACCTAAAAGTGTTGCCGTGTGCTGGGTTCTctttgggtgggtgggtgtgggtgtggggggggggggaactttttttcttcagcaGCAGCCTATAGGgtattcaattcatttttcgcCGGCAAAAGTCCCAACGGAATTCGCACAATTTCAATACAATTTTCCAGGGCATTCTTGGACTGGATGCATCAAGCCGAATGAATTGGGTTTACACAATCCCAACTGCCTGAGACGGTTCTgctacacttaagttaacaaTATAGCCTAGATATAGCCTATGTTAACTGGACACATAGTTTTGATTGCAAATCTAGTCGAAAATGACATTTGGTAAAACGAATTGAGCTTTCGGTCGACTAGATTTGAAAGACGATGAATAAAAGGCGCTggccagaaagaaaagagaagatgaaattAGAAAGTGTTGGAAAAAGTGTAAGACATGCATATATACAAAAATCTGGAAgtgcaggggggggggggagaagaacaCAACTAGGGAGggaatatatatgtatgttgGTGTCGAATTTTGTGGCCGAGGGTGTAGAAAAGCACACTGTCCCTCTGTCCGACATGGGCCCACAGTTGTcactttgaaaatgaaattgacctCCCTCCAGTTAACCCCCACCACCTTCTTCCTCCATGCCCTCTCATCACCTACTCTTCACAGGTTCTTATgttcttttcaacttttttttattccatgaTCCCAGTGAGCCCACCTCTCACACACACTCTTCCTTTGTTAGCCAAAGTACCGCCCATTTCTCCCTCTTTCCTCCCTCAGTCCCTCTACTATGCCTCGACTTCTTCCACTTGTTACCATCAGCTTGCCCAGTTGGCCTCCCATTTCTTCTGACTCTTTGGTATTTCGAATCTTTCGAGCCTTCTCCACGGAATTTCTGGCCATTCTTTACAAACGAACGTTTTCAACCTTATGTCAAAGTCGCTCGGCTTTTCAAAACATTCAATCAACTCCGATGGCCATATTTTTGGTTGTGTTGGTCAGGCAAGTgacgatttcaaaattaaagctACTCTTTCGATCATTTCTTGAAACGGATTTGGgttaaaccaaaaattcacctcataaaaacaacttttgcaCTATAtggtcaaatattttaaatgtatgaACATCGGCAAATTTTTCTCACATTTTcgaataaacatttaaaacattcGACACTCTCACTTACGAACTTGATTCAAAGTTAGCTTACTTCTTTTTGATAGGTGTGAATAAGCAACATACATGATTTTGTGTTGTCAACTAAGATATTGATTGAAACCTTTGTATTCAATAAAAACCTGGCCGTGATGCTGTTTTTGGCACAAAGGGCCGTCGAACAAAACAGTTAGACTATTCTTTTACTCATAATGATgtttaaagtttgttttttcctgtaTGTATAATTTATTACTATACCGACGGCAATTTTCCATACgacaagacgaaaaaaaaaacaatccgaGTTTACAATATTAAAActtgcaaataaataaaaaaaataataaaatactaCACGGAGAATTCTTATCCAAAAAAGGCAATCGATAGAATCTACACGAATAAAGTTCGAAGAAATTCTTTCTCAATCttacaacatttatttttttgtgatagGCTACTATACTTCTGCCCctgcaaaagaaattgtactgtgaataaattcaaaaaaatgctACGATTTATTGGGGAGCTGAACTGaccaaatttttcaaatttcatcaaaatacTCTGTTATGTTGAAATCCCTGGGCATCGCGACTTGCCGACATTTATAGATTGGGTTTTAATCATTGTTCTTCCAAAACtaagaatttttaataatttccttAGGCTTAGTAATTAgtgtattgattttttacaATCAATCGCCGCGATGGTAATTCTGGGATCTCCCTATGCtttcaaaaggggaaaagtgCTGATGATTTTGTTGCTACACGCCGGCGAGTCAGTAGGTGCCATATTATGGAACTTACTGGCGCGCCAGCTGAGACCAGGTTGCTGCAATTTGGGCTCCGTGACCCCAAGTGGGAGCGTTTGTAACGACAaacgaattttcaaaattgggaaatgaataacaataaataaaatttgatatgtatatacgtatatatacatgttttttttgttttttttttttaaatctcgcGCACATATTCCAATTTCGCAAAAAATGTGTGTTATAGGCGTGCTCGTGCAGGTTGTTGCGCGCAAATGAGAGACTCCCGCTTCATTAACATCTTCCTAAATCCTTTGATCAAACAAGATGACTGCTCTTCCccttttgaattgttgttaAGCAAGTTGGCAAGTCTTCTTGTCATATGTCatgtttattaattaaatcaatttaaatgttattttgatGGGTTGCCCATTCAGTGCATTCAGACATTTAGAACGTATCAATTGCGttaatgcaaaaaaataaaataaaaatacttaaaagttaaaaaaccatcacaaagaatttaaaaaaaaaaaaactccagCGCTTGTTTAACATTGTATAGTTTCAATCCAAATAAGGGATGGCATAATAGCAGCTTGTTAACCGCcagaacattttctttatattgCATGTAAAAAGAATTACATGATTCGGCTAAAAAAATTGGCCGAATCGTCCCAACAGGCCGAATCTGGTCGCAGGAGACAAAATGAAGAATCTTAGTTATAAAtcctttaaatttaattatatcAACCAAAATGCGATTGGATATATTATCTTTCGAACTTAAGTATAGTAGTCGACTTTATGAAATCGTCAGTTgcaatgatttcttttctttttgttttacccaAGTGTTGTGATTTGTGAATCATCGTTTAGTCAACAACTTTTGCAAATAACAGTTGGACCACTAGTAAAACAGACAAGCAAAATACAATTTTCCATCCAAAGGTATTGAAGATcaggagaaaaggaagaaagttGTAGAAGTGATTAAATCAggattaaatatttgaaatttaactgATAATGTAAAATTTGATGTAAAATCCAAGCTGAATTTCTACCATGTCTTTTAGACATGAATTGCTTCGAGTTAAGACCTCAACTAATGTGGACTAAAAACacgttaaaatttatttttgataaaaaatgcTATAAAAGTTAAGATGATTTAACAGATTATTTAAGACATCAAATAATCAACTGTCTAGTATATATTGATGTGATATCTCATACCTCGTGGCACGAAcaattttctgtaaaaaattagaaatgtaacacacaaaaaaaaatcctctaGCGTTATTTCTTATAATATAATACCACAATATAACAATAAATTGAGcgatggtaaaaaaatttttcaacgaCAATACAAGATGGGTTTGGCCGGGAAGGGAACGACGAAAAGTTGGCGGTGAACGAGTGAGAGTGTACGCCGTGGTAACAggatgataaaaaagaagtttaattTGTAGATTATAGTATTCCTTTTCAGTGTTGTATAGCGATAAAGACGATATTTCAGGATATGTTGGGACAGGCGACGAAGAATTTCTATGAGGTTGACACTTTTTGAATAACTCTTCGAGACCAAATCCTGGCCGCGGTCGTTTTCGCACGCCCTCCTTTTGAGTTGACAAAGAGCAGGATGCTTTAGAACGTGCTGCATAATCAAGATGAATAGATCAGCCTATTAAGGATGGACCTGCTTATTTTTCTAAACATCCATATATAttgccagaaaagaaaatagacgaAATCACAAAATATTAAGTCTTATTCCCCACTTCCTGCTGTaactcaaaatttaaatagatGCACGAAAAAATCTTACCTTATCAGATTAGGTGTAGAGAGCAGTCAACATTTAGAATtcgtatattttattttatttttcatttcaatccCTAATTAACATAGCGGGTATATAGGCGgtataagaaataataagaaaccaTGAACGATATACATACCGTTGCAGCCCTGTGACCCCAAATATTCCCCTTCCCTCACAACAACCCGAATATTTTTCAGAGTAGAAATCTTTAtcccttaaaaaaatgttgtcgttTAATAGAATGATATTTTTCATAACAAAACATAGGACTTATGACGTTGACGGGTGTTGTCCTATTCTTTTGGTGGCTGTGCTGTAAGGCCTGTACCGGTATCGTTCCTAATAagatgttattttattttgttttattattattttttaatcaaatttgattttgggaATCATAACGGAGCTTTAAAAGCcattaaaaatgttgtcgTACACTAGCAActacaaaaattttattttcttacaatTCTTGTT containing:
- the LOC124198482 gene encoding netrin-3-like isoform X2, whose product is MVLKIYRLLGIVWLATVTSSKSTNSNNGGGGSSGGGGGIMSGGGGGNSGFLHMFAAQQNPPDPCYEEIPIGLVSNQGNQGSVGPVGVSAVALATSVSSSGTVLRSRRCVPDFVNAAFGKEVTATSTCGNPPSRHCYATTDDKGDLTRLCSLCDSSNARRRHPSTYLTDLHNVNNMTCWQSEPLIPPPAAAAAAASSPGGSSSASVGQHQPSASSASSAVTENNVTLTLSLGKKYELTYISLQFCGRKPDSLAIYKSMDFGKTWQAFQYYSSQCRKLYGRPNRAIITKSNEQEALCTDAHSLLDPLSGSRIAFSTMEGRPSAFDFENSPVLQDWVTATDVRVVFHRFHPYHGDDSSQRSSGGSSGGAAESSNDSNAAASTATATAVSVRDYSFYAAADFAVGGRCKCNGHASRCVQGRDGLLGCDCRHNTAGRDCEKCKPFHFDRPWGRATAKDANECKACNCNLHARRCRFNMELFKLSGRISGGVCLKCRHNTAGRYCHYCKEGYYRDPAKPITHRKACKGIPKSSVNPAPSSVEPTNSNTEGCGPCPADNRRLNLKKYCKRDYALLATITARETAGEWVKFTMNVQTIFKKTRDNRVRRGLTYFWVRMSDLACKCPKIKINKSYLILGGSEDSKYGRPGIELNTRSIVIEWKAEWISRMRRFERRASRKCK
- the LOC124198482 gene encoding netrin-3-like isoform X1, with product MVLKIYRLLGIVWLATVTSSKSTNSNNGGGGSSGGGGGIMSGGGGGNSGFLHMFAAQQNPPDPCYEEIPIGLVSNQGNQGSVGPVGVSAVALATSVSSSGTVLRSRRCVPDFVNAAFGKEVTATSTCGNPPSRHCYATTDDKGDLTRLCSLCDSSNARRRHPSTYLTDLHNVNNMTCWQSEPLIPPPAAAAAAASSPGGSSSASVGQHQPSASSASSAVTENNVTLTLSLGKKYELTYISLQFCGRKPDSLAIYKSMDFGKTWQAFQYYSSQCRKLYGRPNRAIITKSNEQEALCTDAHSLLDPLSGSRIAFSTMEGRPSAFDFENSPVLQDWVTATDVRVVFHRFHPYHGDDSSQRSSGGSSGGAAESSNDSNAAASTATATAVSVRDYSFYAAADFAVGGRCKCNGHASRCVQGRDGLLGCDCRHNTAGRDCEKCKPFHFDRPWGRATAKDANECKACNCNLHARRCRFNMELFKLSGRISGGVCLKCRHNTAGRYCHYCKEGYYRDPAKPITHRKACKECECHPVGASGRTCNQTTGQCPCKDGVTGITCNRCAKGYQQSRSPIAPCIRIPKSSVNPAPSSVEPTNSNTEGCGPCPADNRRLNLKKYCKRDYALLATITARETAGEWVKFTMNVQTIFKKTRDNRVRRGLTYFWVRMSDLACKCPKIKINKSYLILGGSEDSKYGRPGIELNTRSIVIEWKAEWISRMRRFERRASRKCK